DNA sequence from the Trueperaceae bacterium genome:
CTCCCCATGGCCTCGAGATCCAGGCTCGATCGCTGGAGGTGATCAGCGAGGCGAGCGCTCCGCCTCCGGTCGAGATCCCGAAAGAGGAGTGGCATGCCAACCCGGAGACGCTGCTCCAGTACCGGCACGTGACGGTGCGCGGGGTGAAGGCCCAGGCGACACTGAAGGTGCAGGCCGAGCTGGTCAAGTCGTTCCGGTCGTTCCTCGATGAACACGGGTTCACCGAGATCTTCTCGCCGAAACTGGTGGCCGCCGGTGCGGAGGGCGGGGCGAACCAGTTCGAGGTCGACTATTACGGGAAGCGGGCTTACCTCACCCAGTCGCCGCAGCTCTACAAGCAGATCATGGTGGCGGTGTTCGAACGGGTCTACGAGGTTGCGCCGGTCTACCGGGCTGAGCAGTCGCATACCAGCCGGCACCTCTCCGAGTACCTCTCGCTCGACGTCGAGTTCGGTTTCATCGAGGATGACGGCGACGTCATGGACCTCCAGGAAGCGCTGGTGAAGTCGATGATGCGGCAAGTGGCGGAGCGCTGCGCCGCCCAGTTCGCCACGCTTGGCGCCTCGCCGCCGGACACTGCTCCACCTATCCCGCGGATCCCCCTGCTCGACGCACGCGAGCTTGTGAAAGAGCGTTACGGGCATGCCACCGGCGGCAAGGACCTCGACCCCGAGGCCGAGCGGCTGCTAGGGCGTTGGGCGCAGGAGGAGCACGGCAGCGACTTCGTATTCGTGACTCGCTACCCACAGGCGGCCAGGCCGTTCTACACCTACCCCACCGATGACGGCCTCACACGCGGCCTCGACCTGCTGTTCCGCGGCGTCGAGATCAGCTCGGGTGGCCAACGCATCCACAGCTACGATCGCCTGGTCCAGGAACTGCACACACGTAACATGGACCCTGACTCGTTCAGCGGGTACCTGGAGGTGTTCCGCCACGGGATGCCGCCCCACGGCGGTTTCGCCCTCGGGGCAGAACGCCTCACCGCGCTGCTGCTCGGCATCCCCAACGTTCGCTTCGCCAGAGCCTTCCCGCGGGACGGGAGCAGGTTGCAGCCTTGAGGGTCACCTGGGCGCTGTTGACCGCACTGCTGGCGACGAAAGCGACCGCCCACGAGAAGTGGTTCGTGGAGAGCGCGGAGTATCAGGCGCATCTCTCGAGGGCATTCGGCCCACCGGCGATCTGGTACGTCGCCGGCGCCCTGCTTCTGGTTCTCCTGGCCTACGCGCTCTGGAGGTTCCGCGGCCGGCGCGGCATACTCCCCGGACCGGAACTGTTCGGCGCGACTCCGGGCGGCCGTAGCAGGCTATACGGACTTGCGCCCATGATCCTGGGTGTTCACGTCGCCGTTCCACTCCTCGCGGCCGGGGTCAGCGGCACCCTCTTCGCGTCGAGCGTGCCTCTCGAAGGCGGCTGGCGCTTTCTGCTGGGGCTGATGCAGACCGGCATAGCCCTCTCCTTCTTCTACGGTGGCCTTACCCGCCCGGCTGCGGTCGCTCTCGCGCTCCTGTGGCTGCTCGGAACGGTCGTCACCTCGCCTGTTGCCATGCTAGAGAACATCCACATGCTCGGCTTCGCCGCCTTCTTCTTCCTGACCGGCCGCGGACCTTACGCCATCGATCGGCTGATCTTCCCGCGGCTCGAACCTCCCGCCCACCTCGCGCGTCACGCCGTAGCGGCCCTCCGGATAGGCGCCGGCCTCAGCTTCATCGTGGTCGCCTTCACCGAGAAACTGGCCAACCTGCCGTTGGCTCTCTCGTTCCTGAACGAGTACCCACTCAATTTCACGGCCGAGCTGGGGATACCGATGAGCGACCTGAGTTTCATACTCAGCGCCGGGATGGTCGAACTCATCATCGGCCTGCTCCTGATTCTCGGAGTCTTCGTGAGGGCGACCATCGTGGTGGCGTGGCTGCCGTTCAACCTGACCCTCACCGTCTTCAACTGGATCGAGTTGGTGGGCCACTTGCCCTTCTACGGGATCATGGCGCTGCTACTCGTGTGGGACCCGCACGACCGTGACGGTTGGGTGGAGGGTCTCCGGCTGCCCGAAGCAACCCCGCCGCAAGCCGGGCGGCCACCGGAGCACACCGTTCAGGGTTACAGGGCGGGCAAACCGGGACGGACCGATTAGACCGGAGTGCCCGGCTCCACCAGATCGGCATGCTCCAACTGGATCGTCACGTGATCGATGCCGAACTCCTCGTGCAGGCACTCCCTCACGCGCACCAGCGTTTCCTGACGGAACTGCTCGCGGCGCACCACCACGTGGGCCGACAGCGCAGGCATCCCGCTCGTGATCGTCCAGACGTGCAGATCGTGCACGTCGTCCACCCCGGTGCAACCGAGCAAGCGGGCCCGCACGACGTCCACGTCGATGTCCGGCGGCGCGCCTTCGAGTAGCACGTTCACCGTCTCCTTCAGGAGTCCCCAGGCCGAGTACGTCACCAACACCCCGATCAGCACCGACGCGAGCGGGTCAACCCAATTCCAGCCGAGCAGCCAGATGAGGCCTCCGGCGACTATCGCGCCGAGACTGCCCAGGGCGTCGGTCAGCACGTGCAGCCAGGCTCCTCGTACGTTGAGGCTCTCGTCTCGCCCGCCGTGGAGGATCGCCAGGCCGGCGACGTTCACCATCAAGCCGCCCAAGGCCACGAGCATCATCGCGCCGCCTTCGACCTCGAGAGTCGACCCCAGGCGCCTGAACGCCTCGTAGAAGATATAGGCGCTGATCGCGACCAGCGTTGCGGCATTGACCAGTGCGGCGAGGATCTCGCTTCGGTAGTAGCCGTAAGTGTGGCCGCTGGTCGCCGGTTTCTTGGCGATCCATACCGCGAAGAGCGACAGCGCCAAGGCTCCCGCGTCGGAGAGCATGTGTCCGGCGTCGGCCAACAGCGCCAGGGAGTTGGTGAGCAGCCCGCCAACGACTTCGGCGACCGCGTAGAGCAGCACCAGGACCAGCACGGCAGCCAGACGATTGCGCCGAGCTTCAGATGCCGGAGCTCCTCCATGGTCGTGAGAGTGAGCCATCGGTGCTCAGGCTACCGGGAAGAGCGGTACTGGCCGGGTTTCCCGCAGGACCACGTGGCACTCCCGGCAACGAGGCTCGTAGCGCTCCGAGGCCCCGACCAGGATCACCGGATCGTCGAAGTGCGCCGGCGATCCGCCGATGAGCCGCTGAGTCCTGGTCGCCTGGCGGCCGCAACGACAGATCGCGGTGAGCTTCTCGACGAGTTCGGCATGCGCCAGGAGTTGCGGCATCGCTCCGAACGGCTCGCCTCTGAAGTCAAGGTCGAGACCGGCAACGATCACCCGGCGGCCGGCGTCCGCCAACTCCAGCGACAGGTCGACCACCTCTGGGCCGAAGAACTGACACTCGTCGAAAGCGACTACCTGGACCTCGTCTCGCAGCGCGGCCCGAACCGCTGCCACGTCCTCCACCGGCACCGCCTCCATCTTTCGGCCCGTGTGCGATGCGACCGACCGGGCGTCGTAGCGATCGTCGATAGCCGGCTTGAACACCTGGACTTCCTGCTTGGCTATGAGGGCCCGGTTGACCCGCCGGATCAGTTCCTCCGACTTCCCGCTGAACATCGGGCCCACGATCGCTTCCAGCCGCCCACCGCCGAACTCGAAGAATGGCATTCGCCCATGCTATCCCAGGCCTGGCGGAGCCTCTGCCCGGTGCTTCATAACGTACGGCTGCATGCTCTCCGGTCCGGCGGACACTCTCGTTCGGATGGCGTAGCGGGGACGAGCGCCGGCCGGTGACCGCCGGAGGGCGCGAGAAGGGCGGCAGGAACGCTGCTCGTCGCGACACCGGTGAGCGCGGGTCGAGCTGTTACAGTGCTGCGATATGAACCGCATGCACGGAACGACGATCGTCGCTGTCCACCGGGACGGGGTCTCGGCCATCGCAGGTGATGGCCAGGTCACCCTCGGCGAAACGATCGTGAAGAAGGGGGCGGTGAAGGTGCGCACCCTGCACGACGAGCGGGTCCTGGCAGGGTTCGCAGGGGCAGTCAGCGACGCCTTCACACTCCTGGAGAAGTTCGAAGGGCACCTCGACGCCAGTCGTGGGAACCTGCTGAAGGCGGCAGTGGAGACGGTCAAGGAGTGGCGTACCGACCGCGTCCTGCGCAATCTGGAGGCGATGCTGATCATCGCCGACGACGAGCAGATCCTCACTCTCTCCGGCGTGGGCGACGTCATAGCGCCCGACGAGCCGGTTGTGGCGGTCGGTTCCGGTGGCGCCTACGCTCAGGCTGCTGCTCTCGCCTTGTTGCGCAACACCGACCTGGGCGCCGAAGAGATCGCCCGGCAGGCGCTGAGCATAGCGGCCGACATCGACATCTACACCAGCGGTACCGCCACTGTCCTCACGGTTGGCGCAGAGCAGGATCACGACCAGGGGGCGAGATGACGAGTGAAGCGATCCTGAGGGCGGCGGCCGACCTGACACCCTTGCAGATCGTGGAGGAGTTGGACAAGCACATCATCGGCCAGCACAAGGCCAAGCGGTCGGTGGCTGTGGCGCTTCGCAACCACTTCCGTAGGCGGCAACTTCCGGAAGCGATGCAAGCCGAGATAGTGCCCAAGAACATCCTCATGATCGGTCCTACGGGGGTCGGCAAGACCGAGATCGCCCGGCGGCTGGCCCGGTTGGCGAAGGCGCCGTTCGTGAAGGTGGAAGCCACCAAGTTCACCGAGGTCGGCTACGTTGGTCGGGACGTGGAGTCGATAGTGCGAGACCTGATGCAGGCCGCCTACGTCATGGTCGAGAACGAGAAGAAGGCCGAAGTCACCGAACGGGCGGCCCAGGCCGGCGAGGAGCGTCTGCTCGATGCCCTGCTGCCGGGCGGCACCCAGGAGGGACGCGAGAAGATGCGCTCCCTACTTCGGGCCGGCCAGCTCGAGGCCCGCACCATCGAGATCGAGGTGAAGGACGAACGGCCCATGGCGGCGATGATGCCGGGCATGGAGGAGATGGGCGTCAACCTGCAGGACATGCTTTCGAACGTCCTACCGAAGAAGCGGGTGAAACGCAAGACGACCGTCGCCGAGGCGCGAAAGGTGCTCGAAGGCGAGGAGGCAGAGAAACTGATCGACCACGACGAGGTGACTCGCGAGGCGGTCTACCGGGCCGAGAACGCCGGCATCGTCTTCATCGACGAGCTCGACAAGATCGCCGAGTCGGGCGGCAGTTCGGGGGCCGACGTCTCGGGTGAGGGAGTCCAGCGCGACCTGTTGCCGGTGGTCGAGGGAACGCAGGTGAATACCCGTTACGGGGCGGTCAAGACCGATCACGTACTCTTCATCGCGGCGGGCGCCTTCAGCGTCTCCAAACCTTCGGACCTCATACCCGAACTGCAGGGGCGTTTCCCCATCCGGGTAGAGCTGGAAGAGCTCACCTCCGCGGATTTTCAGCGGATACTCACTCAGCCGGAGCACTCGCTCACCCGCCAGTACACCGAACTCCTGAAGGTCGACGGTAGCTTCGTGCGCTTCGAGGAGTCGGGCATCGAGTCGATCGCCGAGTACGCCGAGCGGGTGAACCGCGAGGTGGAGGACATCGGCGCGAGGCGCCTGCATACGATGTTGGAGACGGTGCTGGAGGACATCTCGTTCGCCACCGGTCTGGGCGACGTGGTCATCGACGGCGCATACGTTCGCAAGAAGCTCGAGGACATCGTTGACAGCGAGGACCTGAGCCGATTCGTACTCTGACCCGTACGGTCGTATGGCTTGCGTAGTGCCCCGGGCAGCGACCAGCGGAGGTAGGCAATGGCTGAAGTAGCGCTCTTCCACCACGCCCTCGGGCTCACGCCCGGCGTCGTCGGTTTCGCCGACGAGCTGCGCGCGGCCGGCCACATCGTCCACACTCCCGATCTCTTCGCCGGCAGGACCTTCAGCACTATCGAGGAGGGGGTCGGCCACGCCCGGGAGATCGGCTTCGGCGAGGTCATCGCCAGGGCCGAGCGGGCTGTCGCCGATCTACCCGCGGGACTCGTCTACGCCGGTTTCTCGCTGGGCGTTCTGCCGGCCCAGAAGCTCGCTCAGACCAGGCCGGGCGCCAGGGGCGCGCTGCTCTTCTACTCGTGTGTGCCAATGGGTGAGTTCGGCGCCTGGCCGAAGGGCGTTCCGGTACAGGTACACGGGATGGACGAGGATCCCTACTTCGCGAAGGAGGGCGACCTCGACGCTGCGCGCGAACTCGTGGAACTCGCCGAAGAGGGTGAGTTGTTCGTCTACTCAGGCGACCAGCACTACTTCGCCGACCGCACCCTGCCCTCCTACGACCCTGAAGCCACCGCGCTCCTCACCCGCCGGGTGCTCGACTTCCTCGCCGCCCGCTAGGCGACCCGCCTACAGGTCCCAGTAGCGCAGCTCGGCGGTATCGAGGCCGGAGACGCTGCGTCTCGCGAACTCCTCGAGCCCGTCTCGGTCGGGGAGTTCGAGGTGGTAGCGGAAGTTGGACAGGTAGCGCTGCATCACTTCCTGGGGCACGCCTCGGCGCGGGCCCTCCAGTTCGGCCACCCGACCTATCTCGGCCAGGCCCCGGCGTCGGGCATCGCGTAGCCGCTCCACGAGCCGCTGCGAAGGCGACTTGCCCCTCGGCGAAGCCCAAACGGCGAAGGTGAAAGGCAGCCGGGTGAGCCTGTACCAGGCCTCACCGAGGTCGGTGAGCAGCGGCTGGCGGCCGCCGATCCTGCGCCTGGCGACTCCCTCGGTGAGCGCCGAGTCGCCGATCAGGAGCGCCGCGTCGCATACCTCCAACATCGCATCGAGGTCGGGCGGCAGGGGCACCAGTTCCGCCTCCATGTCGTTCCCGATCAACAGCACACGCAACAGCTCGACGCTGGTGGCCGACTCTGTGGTCACCGCTATCCTCGCTCCGCTCAGTTCCTCCCAGGGCCGCCAGTGGAAGAGCATCACGCTGTACACGGGCCCCAGCGTTGCGATCGAGAAGTCGGGCAGGGCGACGAGCCGTTCGCGGTGGCGGATGTACTCGATGCTGGAGACGAGCGTGAGATCGATCTCGCCGGCGAGCAGCATCGCGTTCAGCTCACTGGGTACGCCCTCGACGAACTCCACGCTTGTCTCCTCGTCCTGCCACGGCGAGAGGCCGTAGTGGAGGGGCGCCACGTTGGCGTAGGAAACGACGCCGAGGCGTTCGACCCGTCCGGGCCGTTCGGCCAGAGACGACTCGGGGGAGCGCTCAGGCATGCACGAACAGCTCGTTGTAGAGAGCATCCCTGCGCACGGGGATGCGACCGGCATCGCGTATCAACCGGACGAGCTCCTCCTCGGTCATCCCGGACTCGGTGACGGCGCCGGAGGCGTGGGCTATGCGCTCGTCCTTGATCGTTCCGTCGATGTCGCTCACGCCTGCCGAGAGGGTCACCTGGGTGAGTTCGGGGGTGATCATCACCCAGTAACCCTTTATGTGGGGGAAGTTGTCGAGCATCAGCCGGGCGACCGCGAGGTTGCGAAGGTCGTCTACTCCCACCGTATGCTCGGTCCTGCCCAACTCGACGGCAAGAGGGTTGTTGTCGGGCTGGAAGGCGAGCGGGATGAACGAGAAGAAGCCTGGCGATTCGTCCTGCAGCCGCCGCAGTCTCATCATGTGATCGAGCCTGTCCTCGAGCCGCTCGACGTGCCCGTAGAGCATGGTCGCGTTGGTCGGTATCCCGAGTTCGTGAGCGGTACGATGGATCTCCAGCCACCCTTCGGCCTTCACCTTGGCGCGAGCGATCCGCCGACGAACGTCCTCGGCGAAGATCTCGGCCCCCCCACCAGGCATCGCCACCAAGCCCGCCTCCTTGAGCTGGCTGAGGACCTCCCGGTAACCGAGCCGCGGCCTGGTGATCTTGGTGAAGTGGTGTATCTCGGCGGCTGTCCAGGCCTTGACCTGCACTCCCGGGTAGCGTTCGGTGAGGCCGCGAACCAGGTCGAGGTAGTACTGCCAGTCGCGCTTCGGGTGATGTCCCGACGAGATATGGATCTCGGTGAGGTCGGGGTGCCAGTGTCTGTCGACGTACTCCCACACCTGCTCGAGGTCGTAGTCCCAGACCCCGTCCTCGCCGAACTTCCGTTGGAATCCGCAGAACGTGCAGCCGACGTAGCAGACGTTGGTCTGCGAGAGCCGCAGCGAGTGGACGTAGTAGGCCTTGTCGCCCACCATCCGTTCCCTTCGGATGTCGGCCAAGCGGGCCACCGTGGCTAAGTCGGGCGTGCGGTAGAGAAGCAACCCGTCTTCGAAATCGAGCCGCCTGCCCTCGAGCACCTTGTCTGCTATCGGCTCGAGTGCAGAGTCACGAACGGGCATGTCACGTACGGAAGCGACCGTCATCGCCAGCGAAGTATAACAGCGCCTCCCCGGAAGGCCGGTCCACGTGCGCCCGCGACTCGCAGGCATGACGACCGTTGATCGCAGCTGGCCCTCACGAGCCCAGCCGAGTTCCGGGAGTGGACTACTTCATCGGCCGAGAGCGCCCTTCTGGCCGATACTTAAGCGAGCTGTAAGGCGTCATCGTACGATGACTTGGGGCGGCGAACTAGGAGTGGTTACCGATGAGCCGCGCGCGAGCTTCGATCACCCGGGAGGCCCCGGCCGGGCCCCCGTCAGTGAAAGCCGGTGTCTTCTACGGGGTCGTCGCAGCGGACGGCCGCGTCCAGCAGTGCAGCGACGGCCTCGCGAGGCTGCTGGGCCGCGAGTGCCTGCTGGGAACGCCGCTGCTTTCACTGGTGCACCGTGACGAGAACGCGCACCTGGCCGAACGGATCGCTGCGGCTCAGTCTGCCGCCGCTGCGGTGTCAGGGCGCTTCAGGCTGTCATGCGATCCAGCTGCCGAGCTCCGGGCCGAACTCACCCTGATCCCCTTGGGCGACGGCGGGCAGGGGCCGAGCCCGATGGTGCTGCGAGTCAACCTGTTCGCCGGCCGTGGCGAGGCCGACGCAGGACTGCTGAGCGCCGAGTCGCACTACGGCGCGGTGCTGGCCGCCCTCGAGCAGGGGATCATCATCCAGGACCTCCAGGGGGTGGTGACCGACTGCAACGAGGCGGCGGAGCGGATCCTGGGCACCGATGTTCGAACCCTCAGCGATGACAGCGTGCGGGGCCGCGGCTGGGGTGCCATCGACGAGGACGGCACCCCTCTGCCGCTCGAGAGGTACCCGTCGATGCAGGCGCTCCGAACCGGACGTCCCGCCAGCGGTGACATGGCCGTCCGCAGAGGCGACGGCAACCTGGCCTGGATCTCGGTGAGCAGCACGCCCCTTCGCCTGGAAGGGGAATCCGATTCGTACGGGGTCGTCTCCTCGATATGGGACATCACCTCGGAGCGGGAGAAGGAGCGGCAGCTCGAGCACAGCCACGACCACGACGCGCTTACCGACCTGCCCAACCGCAGCGCCTTCTTCGAGATCGCCCGCAGATCGTTCGCGAGCGACCGGCGCCGGCAAGGCGTGCGAGACGCGGTGCTATTCCTCGACCTAGACGACTTCAAGCGGGTGAACGACATGTTCGGGCACTCGGTAGGCGACCAGTTGCTGGTTCAGGCCGCCCTCCGCGTGCGTCAATGCATAAGGCCGGGCGACGTCGCCGCGAGGTTGGCCGGCGACGAGTTCGCACTGCTGCTGCTCGACGTCGGCAGCGTCTGGAACGCGGTTAGAGTAGCCCAGCGGGTGCTCGAGAGCTTCACCGAGCCGTTCCGGCTGGCCGGGGTTGCGCTAGATCTGAGCACCAGCATCGGCATCTCGGTAGCTGCCGAGAGCGCTCGCGACCCGGACGCCGTCATCAGTCAGGCCGATATCGCGTTGCGCCGGGCAAAAGCCGGCGGCAAGGCGCGCTACGTCGTCTACGACGCTCACCTCGACGCGCGCGTCAAGGACAACCTGGAGATCGAGGCCGACCTGCGTCAGGCGCTCGCGAAGGGCGAGTTCGAGGTGCACTACCAGCCGGTCATCGAACTGGGCACCGAGTCGGTGGCCGGCGCCGAGACGTTGCTGCGCTGGCGCCACCCGCGCCGCGACCTGGTGCCTCCCACAGAGTTCATCCCCGTCGCCGAAGACAACGGCACGATCCACCCGATAGGCGAATGGGTGCTGGAGCAGTCTCTCAGCCAGTTGAAGACCTGGCTTGAGAGCTACCCCCACTTCCATCTGGGGATAAACCTTTCTCCGAAGCAGCTCGAGTCCCCCCAGTTCCTGACCACCTTCGCGCGGATACTGGGGGTCTCGGGGGTGCCTCACGACGCTGTCATGCTGGAACTGACCGAGACCTACCTGATGCAGGATGTCGAACGGGCCGCACGCGACCTGCGTCGTTTCGCCGGCCTTGGCGTGCAGATCGCCATCGACGATTTCGGCACCGGCTACTCCAGCCTCAAATACCTGCAGCACCTGCCGATCACCCACCTGAAGATCGACCGCTCGTTCATCCAGCGGGTCGTGCGTGACGAGCGAAGCCGGGTGCTGGTGGAAGCGATCCAGTTGCTGGCCGACAAGCTCGACCTAAAGGTCATCGCCGAAGGAGTGGAGACTCGCGCCCAAGCCGATTTCCTGGCCGCCACCGGCTGCCGCTGGGCCCAGGGTTACCTGTTCGAACGGCCCCTGCCCGGTCCTTCCTTCGACGAGTATCTGCTACTGGACGGCAAGAAGGAGGCCGGCGCCTGAGGAAGGCGCCGGCTCACGTTCGTACTGTGGGCCGAGACCGCGTGTGCGCGGGTCAGCTCGCGAACCAGGGTAGCGCCTACTGAGGCGCCTGATAGGGCAGCGTCCCGCCTTCGGCGCCGAGGATCGCATCGACCGACGGCAGTGCCTGTTGCGCGGCCGGCATCAGATCGGTGGGCTCCGGTGGAGTGTAGGCGTCGGCCGAACCGACGATTATCCGACCCACCATCCCCAGGGCCTCGTGGGGTATGCAGAAGTAGTCGTACACGCCCTCCTCGGTGAGGGTCACCTCGAACGTCGCCCCGGCTTCCGTCAGGATGCCCGAGTTCCAGCACTCCGCCCCATCGGGGATCCGTTGCGGTTTGCCGTTCCCGTCGCAGTAAGCCGTAGCGCTGTGCTGGCCACTCTCGTTGATGAAGCGGATGGTGGTGCCGGGCGCAACGTGGATTCCGACCGGGTCGAAGTAGAAGTTCGCGCCCTCGCTGACCATCCTTATCTCGACGACCTCCCCTTCGCCACCCTGCTGGGCGAAGGCTGCTCCCGAGAACAGCAGTAGGCCGATGAGTAGTCCGATGAATCTGTTCATTCTGCTCCCCTTTCGGTTCTGTCCCTGCACGATGCTCGCACCGCGCCGCCAGGGAGAAAGGGCCTTGCCAGACAAACCGGTACCGATGTGAACCCCGGTTCTCCCCAGGCTGCCCGCCCGAGAGGGAAACTGTCGCCTACATGTGCAGCGCACGACCTTCGACCGCCAATGCCGCCTCCTTGACGATCTCCGAGAGGGTGGGGTGAGCGTGCACGGTGCGGGCCAGGTCTTCGCTCGAGGCCGAGAAGTTCATGGCTGCGACCGCTTCGGCGATCAGATCGCCCGCTCGCGCGCCGATGATGTGAACACCGACTATCCTGTCCGTCTGAGCGTCAGCGAGTACCTTCACCTTGCCCTCGGTGGATCCGAGAGCCCGGGCCCGGCCGTTGGCAAGATAGGGGAACACGCCTTTCTTGTAGACGATCCCCTCCTCCTTGAGCTGCTCCTCGGTCTTCCCTACCGTGGCTACCTCGGGTTCGGTGTAGACGATCCCGGGGATCACCTCGTAGTTGACGTGACCGGGCAGTCCGGCGAGGATCTCGGCGATCGCTACCCCCTCCTCCTCGGCCTTGTGGGCGAGCATCGGTCCTTCGATGACGTCGCCGATGGCGTGGATCCCCTCGACGTTGGTCATCAGGTTCTCGTCGACCAGTACCCTTCCCCGCTCGTCGGTCTTCACGCCCACGGACTCGAGTCCGAGTCCCTCGGTATTCGGTAGCCGGCCCACCGCAACCAGTACCCTGTCGGCCTCCAGCTCCTCGCCGCCCTCGAGGGTGACCACCGCCCCGTT
Encoded proteins:
- the aspS gene encoding aspartate--tRNA(Asn) ligase, producing the protein MEAVASSPVTPISRLNRHVGGEVTVRGWVHNRRDLGGIQFLLLRDGGGLVQCVFEGADLPLFESCVRIEGKVVENARAPHGLEIQARSLEVISEASAPPPVEIPKEEWHANPETLLQYRHVTVRGVKAQATLKVQAELVKSFRSFLDEHGFTEIFSPKLVAAGAEGGANQFEVDYYGKRAYLTQSPQLYKQIMVAVFERVYEVAPVYRAEQSHTSRHLSEYLSLDVEFGFIEDDGDVMDLQEALVKSMMRQVAERCAAQFATLGASPPDTAPPIPRIPLLDARELVKERYGHATGGKDLDPEAERLLGRWAQEEHGSDFVFVTRYPQAARPFYTYPTDDGLTRGLDLLFRGVEISSGGQRIHSYDRLVQELHTRNMDPDSFSGYLEVFRHGMPPHGGFALGAERLTALLLGIPNVRFARAFPRDGSRLQP
- a CDS encoding cation diffusion facilitator family transporter, which produces MAHSHDHGGAPASEARRNRLAAVLVLVLLYAVAEVVGGLLTNSLALLADAGHMLSDAGALALSLFAVWIAKKPATSGHTYGYYRSEILAALVNAATLVAISAYIFYEAFRRLGSTLEVEGGAMMLVALGGLMVNVAGLAILHGGRDESLNVRGAWLHVLTDALGSLGAIVAGGLIWLLGWNWVDPLASVLIGVLVTYSAWGLLKETVNVLLEGAPPDIDVDVVRARLLGCTGVDDVHDLHVWTITSGMPALSAHVVVRREQFRQETLVRVRECLHEEFGIDHVTIQLEHADLVEPGTPV
- a CDS encoding thymidine kinase, which gives rise to MPFFEFGGGRLEAIVGPMFSGKSEELIRRVNRALIAKQEVQVFKPAIDDRYDARSVASHTGRKMEAVPVEDVAAVRAALRDEVQVVAFDECQFFGPEVVDLSLELADAGRRVIVAGLDLDFRGEPFGAMPQLLAHAELVEKLTAICRCGRQATRTQRLIGGSPAHFDDPVILVGASERYEPRCRECHVVLRETRPVPLFPVA
- the hslV gene encoding ATP-dependent protease subunit HslV; the protein is MNRMHGTTIVAVHRDGVSAIAGDGQVTLGETIVKKGAVKVRTLHDERVLAGFAGAVSDAFTLLEKFEGHLDASRGNLLKAAVETVKEWRTDRVLRNLEAMLIIADDEQILTLSGVGDVIAPDEPVVAVGSGGAYAQAAALALLRNTDLGAEEIARQALSIAADIDIYTSGTATVLTVGAEQDHDQGAR
- the hslU gene encoding ATP-dependent protease ATPase subunit HslU, with amino-acid sequence MTSEAILRAAADLTPLQIVEELDKHIIGQHKAKRSVAVALRNHFRRRQLPEAMQAEIVPKNILMIGPTGVGKTEIARRLARLAKAPFVKVEATKFTEVGYVGRDVESIVRDLMQAAYVMVENEKKAEVTERAAQAGEERLLDALLPGGTQEGREKMRSLLRAGQLEARTIEIEVKDERPMAAMMPGMEEMGVNLQDMLSNVLPKKRVKRKTTVAEARKVLEGEEAEKLIDHDEVTREAVYRAENAGIVFIDELDKIAESGGSSGADVSGEGVQRDLLPVVEGTQVNTRYGAVKTDHVLFIAAGAFSVSKPSDLIPELQGRFPIRVELEELTSADFQRILTQPEHSLTRQYTELLKVDGSFVRFEESGIESIAEYAERVNREVEDIGARRLHTMLETVLEDISFATGLGDVVIDGAYVRKKLEDIVDSEDLSRFVL
- a CDS encoding dienelactone hydrolase family protein, which produces MAEVALFHHALGLTPGVVGFADELRAAGHIVHTPDLFAGRTFSTIEEGVGHAREIGFGEVIARAERAVADLPAGLVYAGFSLGVLPAQKLAQTRPGARGALLFYSCVPMGEFGAWPKGVPVQVHGMDEDPYFAKEGDLDAARELVELAEEGELFVYSGDQHYFADRTLPSYDPEATALLTRRVLDFLAAR
- a CDS encoding menaquinone biosynthesis protein; amino-acid sequence: MPERSPESSLAERPGRVERLGVVSYANVAPLHYGLSPWQDEETSVEFVEGVPSELNAMLLAGEIDLTLVSSIEYIRHRERLVALPDFSIATLGPVYSVMLFHWRPWEELSGARIAVTTESATSVELLRVLLIGNDMEAELVPLPPDLDAMLEVCDAALLIGDSALTEGVARRRIGGRQPLLTDLGEAWYRLTRLPFTFAVWASPRGKSPSQRLVERLRDARRRGLAEIGRVAELEGPRRGVPQEVMQRYLSNFRYHLELPDRDGLEEFARRSVSGLDTAELRYWDL
- the mqnE gene encoding aminofutalosine synthase MqnE — encoded protein: MTVASVRDMPVRDSALEPIADKVLEGRRLDFEDGLLLYRTPDLATVARLADIRRERMVGDKAYYVHSLRLSQTNVCYVGCTFCGFQRKFGEDGVWDYDLEQVWEYVDRHWHPDLTEIHISSGHHPKRDWQYYLDLVRGLTERYPGVQVKAWTAAEIHHFTKITRPRLGYREVLSQLKEAGLVAMPGGGAEIFAEDVRRRIARAKVKAEGWLEIHRTAHELGIPTNATMLYGHVERLEDRLDHMMRLRRLQDESPGFFSFIPLAFQPDNNPLAVELGRTEHTVGVDDLRNLAVARLMLDNFPHIKGYWVMITPELTQVTLSAGVSDIDGTIKDERIAHASGAVTESGMTEEELVRLIRDAGRIPVRRDALYNELFVHA
- a CDS encoding EAL domain-containing protein, giving the protein MSRARASITREAPAGPPSVKAGVFYGVVAADGRVQQCSDGLARLLGRECLLGTPLLSLVHRDENAHLAERIAAAQSAAAAVSGRFRLSCDPAAELRAELTLIPLGDGGQGPSPMVLRVNLFAGRGEADAGLLSAESHYGAVLAALEQGIIIQDLQGVVTDCNEAAERILGTDVRTLSDDSVRGRGWGAIDEDGTPLPLERYPSMQALRTGRPASGDMAVRRGDGNLAWISVSSTPLRLEGESDSYGVVSSIWDITSEREKERQLEHSHDHDALTDLPNRSAFFEIARRSFASDRRRQGVRDAVLFLDLDDFKRVNDMFGHSVGDQLLVQAALRVRQCIRPGDVAARLAGDEFALLLLDVGSVWNAVRVAQRVLESFTEPFRLAGVALDLSTSIGISVAAESARDPDAVISQADIALRRAKAGGKARYVVYDAHLDARVKDNLEIEADLRQALAKGEFEVHYQPVIELGTESVAGAETLLRWRHPRRDLVPPTEFIPVAEDNGTIHPIGEWVLEQSLSQLKTWLESYPHFHLGINLSPKQLESPQFLTTFARILGVSGVPHDAVMLELTETYLMQDVERAARDLRRFAGLGVQIAIDDFGTGYSSLKYLQHLPITHLKIDRSFIQRVVRDERSRVLVEAIQLLADKLDLKVIAEGVETRAQADFLAATGCRWAQGYLFERPLPGPSFDEYLLLDGKKEAGA
- a CDS encoding plastocyanin/azurin family copper-binding protein; this encodes MNRFIGLLIGLLLFSGAAFAQQGGEGEVVEIRMVSEGANFYFDPVGIHVAPGTTIRFINESGQHSATAYCDGNGKPQRIPDGAECWNSGILTEAGATFEVTLTEEGVYDYFCIPHEALGMVGRIIVGSADAYTPPEPTDLMPAAQQALPSVDAILGAEGGTLPYQAPQ